Proteins co-encoded in one Streptomyces sp. JH34 genomic window:
- a CDS encoding phosphoribosyltransferase family protein gives MQFTDRTDAGRRLAVALGHLSRRDPVVLGLPRGGVPVAYEVAQALGAPLDVIVVRKLGVPYHPELGFGAIGEGGVRVISEEIVRRTGVGEKDLVAVERAEEAELVRRAHAYREGRPRLPLKGRAVVVVDDGVATGATARAACQVVRAQGAAHVVLAVPVASPDVAAGLREDVDEVVCLSTPSFFSAVGEWYRDFSQTSDEEVVALLARASATVVPAEEVEVDAGGVALTGDLVLPADAGAVVVFAHGSGSSRRSPRNRSVAAALNRAGLGTLLFDLLTPGEEVHRANVFDIGLLAGRLADTTGWLRRRVPLPVGSFGASTGAAAALRAAAAADSGVGAVVSRGGRPDLAGADLAGVRAPTLLIVGGDDTTVIDLNRQAQAALRCENRLEIVPGATHLFEEPGTLDRVADLARDWFTAHLLR, from the coding sequence GTGCAGTTCACCGACCGCACGGACGCCGGACGTCGGCTCGCCGTGGCACTGGGGCACCTGAGCAGACGCGATCCGGTCGTCCTGGGGCTGCCGCGTGGCGGGGTCCCGGTGGCGTACGAGGTCGCACAGGCCCTCGGCGCCCCCCTCGATGTCATCGTGGTCCGCAAGCTCGGGGTGCCGTACCACCCCGAACTGGGGTTCGGCGCCATCGGAGAGGGCGGGGTGCGGGTGATCAGCGAGGAGATCGTCCGCCGGACCGGGGTCGGCGAGAAGGACCTCGTGGCCGTGGAACGCGCCGAGGAGGCGGAGCTCGTGCGTCGGGCGCACGCCTACCGCGAGGGCCGGCCACGCCTGCCGCTGAAGGGGCGCGCGGTGGTCGTGGTGGACGACGGGGTCGCCACCGGGGCGACCGCGAGGGCAGCCTGCCAGGTGGTGCGGGCCCAGGGCGCCGCCCACGTCGTCCTGGCCGTGCCGGTCGCGTCGCCGGATGTCGCCGCCGGGCTGCGTGAGGACGTCGACGAGGTCGTCTGCCTGTCCACGCCGAGCTTCTTCTCGGCCGTGGGCGAGTGGTACCGGGACTTCTCCCAGACCTCCGACGAGGAGGTCGTCGCCCTGCTGGCGCGGGCCTCCGCGACTGTCGTCCCGGCCGAGGAGGTCGAGGTGGACGCGGGCGGGGTAGCGCTCACCGGAGACCTGGTGCTCCCCGCGGACGCCGGGGCGGTCGTGGTGTTCGCCCATGGTTCGGGCAGCAGCCGCCGCAGCCCGCGCAACCGTTCCGTGGCCGCCGCCCTGAACCGCGCCGGTCTGGGCACGCTGCTCTTCGACCTGCTCACCCCCGGGGAGGAGGTCCACCGCGCCAATGTCTTCGACATCGGTCTGCTGGCCGGGCGGCTCGCGGACACCACCGGCTGGCTGCGGCGCCGCGTCCCCCTCCCGGTCGGCTCGTTCGGGGCGAGCACCGGGGCGGCGGCGGCGCTGCGGGCCGCCGCCGCGGCGGACTCGGGGGTCGGCGCCGTGGTCTCCCGCGGCGGGCGGCCCGATCTGGCCGGGGCCGATCTGGCGGGGGTCCGCGCACCCACCCTGCTCATCGTGGGCGGCGACGACACGACGGTGATCGACCTCAACCGGCAGGCGCAGGCCGCGTTGCGCTGCGAGAACCGGCTGGAGATCGTCCCGGGCGCGACCCATCTGTTCGAGGAGCCGGGCACCCTGGACCGTGTCGCGGACCTGGCTCGTGACTGGTTCACGGCGCATCTCCTCCGGTAG
- a CDS encoding HAD-IIA family hydrolase yields MERIGAVLIDIDGVLTVSWEPLPGAVEAMEALRTAGVPLALVTNTTSRTRAAIARRLADSGFPVGPEDVLTAPAVTAAHLRERHPGARCLLINTGDVRGDLSGVPLVEEEDTEGAVPDVVVLGGAGTAFTYAAINRAFHLVQQGAALVAMHRNLYWRTADGLDLDTGAFLLGLERAARTEAVVTGKPSGAFFAAALAHLGADPARTLMVGDDIETDVLAAQRHGMTGALVRTGKYRPETLAAADGTPDHVVDSFADVPALLERLRS; encoded by the coding sequence ATGGAGCGAATCGGCGCGGTCCTGATCGACATCGACGGCGTACTCACCGTGTCCTGGGAGCCGCTGCCCGGCGCTGTGGAGGCCATGGAGGCCCTGCGGACCGCGGGGGTACCGCTGGCGCTGGTCACCAACACCACGTCCCGGACGCGCGCGGCGATCGCCCGGCGGCTCGCGGACTCCGGATTCCCCGTCGGCCCCGAAGACGTCCTCACGGCGCCCGCCGTCACCGCGGCCCACCTGCGCGAGCGGCACCCCGGAGCGCGTTGCCTGCTGATCAACACCGGTGACGTGCGGGGTGACCTGTCCGGGGTGCCCCTCGTCGAGGAGGAGGACACGGAGGGTGCCGTGCCCGACGTCGTCGTCCTCGGCGGCGCGGGCACCGCCTTCACCTACGCCGCGATCAACCGCGCCTTCCATCTCGTCCAGCAGGGCGCGGCCCTCGTAGCCATGCACCGCAACCTGTACTGGCGCACCGCGGACGGACTCGACCTCGACACCGGCGCCTTCCTCCTCGGCCTGGAGCGTGCCGCGCGCACCGAGGCGGTCGTCACCGGAAAGCCGTCCGGGGCGTTCTTCGCCGCAGCGCTGGCGCACCTCGGCGCCGACCCCGCCCGGACGCTGATGGTGGGCGACGACATCGAGACGGACGTGCTGGCCGCCCAGCGCCACGGCATGACCGGGGCACTGGTGAGGACAGGCAAGTACCGGCCGGAGACCCTTGCGGCCGCCGACGGCACCCCGGACCACGTCGTGGACTCCTTCGCCGACGTACCCGCCCTGCTCGAACGGCTGAGGAGCTGA